The proteins below are encoded in one region of Styela clava chromosome 4, kaStyClav1.hap1.2, whole genome shotgun sequence:
- the LOC120327159 gene encoding phosphoribosylformylglycinamidine synthase-like: MTIVRFYVKKKGSCDEVKSKFNTSIDSVLVRDVEIEFCYYIETQIELSGENLEKLNWILCEPFGESDLNKISSLSTSKENELLIEIGPRLSFSTPFCTNAVSICHHTELKMIRKIERSTRYLIKADGLISSGIEKIIVSKLHDPMTQMRYLTPLESFETNNKRLTWYEIDVLKEGELALRKANIDLGLAMDDQDIKLYTELFQNKLRKNPTSVECFDLAQSNSEHSRHWYFNGIITIDGKVQDKTMFQLVKETQLHSNNNNVIAFRDNSSAIKGYQVDAIAPEEIGKPSSLCKESGMRHITLTAETHNFPTGVAPFPGATTGTGGRQRDQHAAGRGSHVVAGTTGYCVGSLNLSHHELPWEDHGKWKTPSSLATSSRIIIEASDGASEYGNKFGEPVIAGFFRSFGMKLPDGERREWLKPIMFSGGIGSIENEHVNKFKLEKNPDNMKDLVVGKIGGPAYCIGVGGGSASSLVQGDNTQDRDFNAVQRGDAQMQQKLNRVVRSCIEMKRENPILSIHDQGAGGNGNVLKEIVDPAGAIIHTESFTRGDSSLTTLELWVAEYQESDAILLHKNQIETVKQICKRERSTLDVVGELTGDGRIILSEGDIGSGESPTKKPRHHNDISSIRHPVDLDLEHVLGKMKPKEYDLKVKKSCLKPVRIPKVPIRDMLLHVLKLPSVSSKRFLTNKVDRSVTGLIAQQQCVGPLHTPLADVAVTALSHFTTKGSATAIGEQPIKMLVDPCAGARLTVGEALTNLVFAGISDIRDIKCSGNWMWPAKLPGEGAAIYAACKSMCEIMNKLGIAVDGGKDSLSMAARVDNETVKCPGALVVSAYAPCPDITVKVTPDLKCAGKNEEGHLVYVPMSKSLGHLGGSALAQCFEQIGNEIPDLDDVELFINAWKTTQHFIKNKKILSGHDVSDGGLITCLLEMAFAGNCGIEVNISSNEDETSVLFSERLGLVLETACLDEVLNEFASHNVNAISIGKSRKERQISISVNDTVILSNESTNQLRDVWESTSFALEHLQCDNDCVEQERKYLLECMENPPYHVSFDQTKETVPKGISSKKISVAVIREEGSNGDREMCAAFMKAGFKTWDVTMQDLLSGDITVDRFRGIVFVGGFSYADVFGSAKGWAACSLFNEKVREQFDLFFHREDTFSLGVCNGCQLMALLGWIGNEKPAENNHNESKMPNLSCYLTHNKSGRFESRFVTVKIIDSPSIMLKGMDESQLGVWVAHGEGQFKFKDESVLENINKLGIAPIRFIDNDGIVTTKYPFNPNGSEQGIAGLCSTNGRHLAIMPHPERSVKMWQFPWIPQYWNGKVLSSPWEKMFSNAMNWCLQNVQ, encoded by the exons ATGACAATTGTTCGATTTTATGTCAAGAAGAAGGGTTCGTGTGATGAAGTGAAAAGCAAATTCAACACAAGTATCGATTCAGTATTAGTGAGAGATGTTGAGATTGAATTTTGTTATTACATTGAAACACAAATTGAACTGTCTGGTGAAAATTTGGA AAAACTCAACTGGATCCTTTGTGAACCTTTCGGCGAATCTGACCTCAACAAGATATCTAGTTTATCAACCAGTAAAGAGAATGAACTTCTGATTGAAATAGGACCACG tttgtcTTTCTCGACGCCGTTTTGCACCAATGCAGTTTCAATATGTCATCATACGGAGCTTaaaatgatcagaaaaattgagCGATCAACACGATATCTTATAAAAGCAGACGGGCTTATCTCATCAGGAATCGAAAAAATAATTGTCAGCAAACTTCATGATCCAATGACACAAATGAG ATATCTGACTCCTCTTGAAAGTTTTGAAACAAACAACAAAAGGTTGACTTGGtatgaaattgatgttttaAAAGAAGGTGAATTAGCTTTGAGG AAAGCAAACATTGATCTTGGATTGGCCATGGATGATCAAGATATCAAATTATACACAGAActgtttcaaaataaattgagaaaaaatcCAACTTCTGTGGAATGTTTTGATCTTGCACAATCAAATAG CGAGCATAGTCGTCATTGGTATTTCAATGGAATTATAACAATAGATGGAAAAGTACAAGACAAAACTATGTTTCAACTTGTTAAAGAAACTCAGCTACATAGCAATAATAACAATGTTATTGCATTTCGTGACAACAGCAGTGCAATAAAAGGTTATCAGGTTGATGCAATTGCTCCAGAGGAAATTGGAAAACCAAGTAGCTTATGCAAAGAATCTGGAATGAG GCATATCACTCTTACAGCTGAGACACACAATTTCCCAACTGGGGTTGCACCATTCCCAGGGGCAACAACGGGCACTGGAGGGAGGCAAAGAGACCAGCATGCAGCTGGACGAGGATCTCATGTAGTAGCTGGGACCACAGG tTATTGCGTCGGTAGTCTCAATCTTTCTCATCATGAGTTACCATGGGAGGATCATGGAAAATGGAAAACACCATCAAGTCTTGCAACCTCATCAAGAATAATTATTGAAGCAAGTGACGGTGCAAGTgaatatggaaataaatttgGAGAACCTGTGATTGCAG GATTCTTTCGATCATTTGGAATGAAGCTCCCAGATGGGGAGAGAAGGGAATGGCTGAAACCAATAATGTTTAGTGGAGGTATCGGTTCAATTGAGAATGAACATGTTAATAAGTTCAAGTTGGAGAAAAATCCTGACAATATGAAAG ATTTAGTAGTTGGCAAAATTGGTGGTCCTGCATATTGCATTGGTGTTGGTGGTGGATCGGCATCCTCACTTGTACAAGGAGACAATACACAAGACAGAGATTTTAATGCAGTGCAACGTGGAGATGCTCAAATGCAACAGAAGCTCAATAGAGTCGTTAGATCTTGTATTGAAATGAAACGTGAAAATCCAATACTCAGTATTCATGATCAAGGAGCTGGTGGCAATG GAAATGTTTTGAAAGAAATTGTCGATCCAGCTGGTGCAATAATACACACTGAATCATTCACAAGAGGAGATTCATCACTCACAACACTGGAACTTTGGGTTGCGGAATACCAG GAATCAGATGCAATTTTACTGCATAAGAATCAAATTGAAACTGTGAAACAGATTTGTAAACGTGAAAGATCAACATTAGATGTTGTTGGAGAGCTAACAGGGGATGGAAGAATCATTTTATCTGAAGGAG aTATTGGCAGTGGAGAATCACCAACCAAAAAACCTCGTCATCATAATGATATTTCATCTATTCGACATCCTGTTGACCTTGATCTCGAACATGTTTTAGGAAAAATGAAACCCAAGGAATATGATTTGAAAGTCAAAAAAAGTTGCTTAAAACCTGTTAGAATTCCAAAG GTACCTATTCGTGATATGCTATTACATGTCCTCAAGTTGCCTTCTGTGAGCAGCAAAAGATTTCTTACAAACAAG GTTGATCGTTCTGTAACAGGATTAATAGCACAGCAACAATGTGTTGGACCACTTCATACACCACTTGCTGATGTAGCTGTAACAGCATTGTCACATTTTACAACTAAAGGATCTGCCACGGCGATTG GTGAGCAACCAATCAAAATGTTAGTTGATCCGTGTGCTGGTGCCAGATTAACTGTTGGTGAAGCATTAACAAATCTTGTGTTTGCTGGAATCTCAGATATTCGTGATATCAAATGTAGTGGAAATTGGATGTGGCCAGCTAAACTACCTG GTGAAGGAGCTGCAATCTATGCAGCATGTAAATCAATGTGTGAAATCATGAATAAACTTGGAATTGCTGTCGATGGAGGAAAGGATTCGTTGAGTATGGCAGCTAGAGTTGATAAT GAAACTGTCAAATGTCCTGGTGCTCTTGTAGTGTCAGCTTATGCTCCATGTCCTGATATTACTGTGAAAGTTACTCCTGATTTAAAGTGTGCTGGAAAAAATGAAGAAGGACATCTTGTATATGTGCCAATGAGTAAAAGTCTGGGCCACTTAG GTGGAAGTGCTTTGGCTCAATGTTTCGAACAAATTGGAAATGAAATACCTGATCTTGATGATGTTGAACTGTTTATCAATGCTTGGAAAACTACTCAACATTTcattaaaaacaagaaaatattatCAGGTCATGATGTCAGTGATGGTGGACTTATCACATGCTTACTTGAAATGGCGTTTGCTGGAAACTGTGGTATAGAG GTTAACATTTCATCAAATGAAGATGAGACATCTGTGCTGTTTTCAGAAAGACTTGGTTTGGTTCTAGAAACTGCTTGTTTGGATGAAGTTCTTAATGAATTTGCAAGTCATAATGTCAATGCGATCTCTATCGGAAAAAGTAGAAAAGAGAGACAG ATATCCATTTCTGTTAATGACACTGTGATACTGAGCAATGAATCAACCAATCAATTACGGGACGTTTGGGAAAGCACAAGCTTTGCTTTAGAACATTTGCAATGTGATAATGATTGTGTCGAACAAGAAAGAAAATATCTTTTAGAATGCATGGAGAATCCACCATATCATGTGAGCTTCGACCAAACGAAAGAAACTGTGCCAAAAGGAATATCCTCAA AAAAAATCAGTGTTGCTGTCATTCGAGAAGAAGGTAGTAATGGAGATCGTGAAATGTGTGCTGCATTTATGAAAGCTGGATTCAAGACATGGGATGTAACAATGCAAGATCTTCTGTCGGGAGATATTACTGTCGATCGATTTCGTGGAATTGTTTTTGTTGGTGGATTCAGCTATGCTGATGTGTTTGGTTCTGCTAAGG GTTGGGCTGCATGCTCTCTTTTTAATGAGAAAGTGAGAGAgcaatttgatttgtttttccaTCGTGAAGATACTTTTTCATTGGGTGTTTGTAATGGTTGTCAACTAATGGCTCTGCTAGGATGGATCGGAAATGAAAAACCTGCTGAAAACAATCATAATGAAAG CAAAATGCCAAATTTATCCTGCTACCTCACTCATAATAAATCTGGCCGATTTGAGTCAAGATTTGTCACTGTGAAAATTATTGATAGTCCAAGTATTATGTTGAAAGGAATGGATGAATCTCAACTTGGAGTGTGGGTTGCTCATGGGGAAG ggCAATTCAAATTCAAGGATGAATCAGTGTTAGAAAATATCAATAAGCTCGGTATTGCACCAATTCGATTCATTGATAATGATGGAATTGTTACTACAAAATATCCATTCAATCCCAATGGATCAGAACAAG